In Melanotaenia boesemani isolate fMelBoe1 chromosome 16, fMelBoe1.pri, whole genome shotgun sequence, the following proteins share a genomic window:
- the LOC121656133 gene encoding proline-rich extensin-like protein EPR1: MAELMTEAWVVHLVALTEIQSLDPHPKKSPALRPTSPESPPVPQSAPALQRPTPKLLSAPVLQPPMPAPRSCAAQCLMSAPRSTQPVAPPCPLVSGPKGFSTRDAPCLWPVVHPAEKIAPLRPLAPGLAMRWTLPSSQELPSVRPPGCLPETLLMSVRPPGRQPELLTCACALEIQSARPLVLQQLHSARLPEAQFQPVQPSGRPSENPPARPPEIQPARCPGLPPELWSRSAHPPGPPPMTRPKSAWCPSRPSVVCLLSSQPHGRPPAS; encoded by the coding sequence ATGGCTGAACTGATGACAGAGGCATGGGTGGTGCACCTTGTGGCTCTCACCGAGATTCAGTCCCTGGATCCACACCCCAAGAAGTCTCCAGCTCTCAGGCCCACGTCCCCTGAGTCGCCTCCAGTTCCTCAGTCTGCTCCGGCTttgcagcgtccgacgccaaaGTTACTGTCAGCTCCGGTTCTGCAGCCTCCCATGCCTGCTCCCCGGTCCTGCGCGGCGCAATGTCTGATGTCGGCTCCTAGGTCCACGCAGCCGGTGGCTCCTCCCTGTCCATTGGTTTCAGGCCCCAAGGGGTTCTCTACAAGAGACGCTCCTTGTCTGTGGCCCGTGGTTCACCCTGCTGAGAAGATTGCTCCTCTTCGACCTCTGGCACCTGGGCTTGCTATGAGGTGGACATTACCGAGCTCCCAAGAGCTCCCTTCCGTTCGACCTCCTGGTTGCCTGCCAGAGACTCTGCTCatgtctgtgcgacctcccggtcgccagCCAGAATTATTAACTTGTGCCTGTGCTCTAGAGATTCAGTCAGCGCGTCCCCTTGtgctccagcagctccactcTGCACGCCTGCCAGAGGCCCAGTTCCAGCCCGTGCAGCCCTCTGGCCGTCCGTCAGAGAATCCGCCTGCTCGGCCGCCGGAGATCCAGCCTGCTCGTTGTCCAGGTCTGCCTCCAGAGCTCTGGTCCAGGTCAGCTCATCCTCCGGGTCCTCCTCCCATGACCCGGCCCAAATCTGCTTGGTGTCCCAGCCGTCCGTCTGTAGTCTGTCTGCTGTCGTCGCAGCCTCACGGCCGGCCTCCTGCATCCTGA